CCGGCTTGTGTTGGCGAGCCAGTTCGTGCGCCGGCACGCCCCGAATCTTTTTGGCCGAAAAGGGCGGAGGCATCTGCTCGAAGCATCCGGTGAATTCCTCAAACAGGGGCTGAAGCTGTTCCCGGCTCAATGCCGGCCTCCGATCTTCGCCCAGCGGCGTACCATCAGCATCGTAGGTATTGGTGGCAAAGCCGAACCGGATCGAACCCTCATAACGCTTGCGCCGCGCGCCGTAGAACTGCGCCAGCCGGGTGGCCCGACCGACGAGCAACGGCAAGACACCCGTGGCGATCGGATCGAGCGTCCCGAGATGGCCCACCTGGTGGGTCATGAGAATTTTGCGCACCTCGGCGACAACGTCGTGCGAGGTGATTCCCGGCGGCTTGTTGATCACCACCGCACCGCTGATGCCGGATCGCTTTCTTGTGCGCATTCGTCTCACTGCTGCTCCGAATCCTCTTTCGTCTTCTTCAGCAGTTCTTCAATACGCTGGCTGGTTTCCGGCCTGTCGTCCCGGCGGAACACCAGTTCCGGAACCTTGCGCATGGCCAGCCGTTGCGCCAGCTCACGACGGATGAAGCCGGCGGCCGCCTCGAGGCCCTTCAGGCTGGCCTTTTGTTCCTCGCCCGTGCCCGTCAAGCTGAGAAACACGGTGGCGTGCTTGAGGTCGGTCGAGACACGCACCTCGGTGACGGCGACCAGCCCGATGCGCGGGTCTTTCAGTTCGCCTGCCACCATTTCAGCCACTTCTTCGCGGATTTGTTCTCCGACCCGCTCGGGCCGATGTCCGCTAGGAGTCATGATCGCTTCTCGAATCACCGGCGCGGCGGCCGAGGTCCCGAAAACATCCCTTGAGGCCCAAAGCCTTCCGCTACAGGATCTCGATCGAGCTGTTGGCCAGGTCGCCGCCGAGGATGTGCTCCGCCTCGCGCGAAATTCCTTCCAGCATTTGTTGCAAGTGCCGATGGTCATTGGAAATCGCGACCACGGCGACGGTGCCGCGCTGCCAAAGATCGTTATGGTCCACCTCGGCCACAGCGCAGTTGAACCTTGTTCGTAGTTTTTCTCTCAGGCTGCGGATGACCTGGCGTTTGTCCTTGAGGGAGTTTGCATCACTCAGATGGAGTTCTAGGGTGAGAACGCCGATTTCCATCGCGGTACGCCTTGGGCGGAAGCAGCCCGGAAGATCCCGTCCGGCGCGGCGGAGGTAGGGGCGTATGGCCATACGCCCCTACTGCGTGCCCAGTTGAGTCTCTTTTGACTACCCGGCTAGGGCCGTTCCCGCTGACAAAGCATAAGTCCGAGTTGCAGCGGCCAAGCACCCTTCCGGGCGTGGTTCTCGAAAACACCTCGCGGGAGAGAGTGGCAACGGCACTGGTGCCGTTCCAACTTGATGAACGTATTCATCTCGATCCTGTATGATCAATAAAGCATGCCGTGTGACTTGCGGAAAATGGCCCCAAATAGTTGGAACAGCACTAGGCGCTGACCTCAGCCGCCACCTTTTCGATCACGAAACACTCCAGGACATCGCCGAGCTTGACGTCGCTGAAATTGCTTACGGTCACGCCGCACTCGTAGCCCGACTTGACCTCATTGACATCTTCTTTGAAGCGGCGCAAGGAAGCGACGTTGCTCTGGTAGATGACCACATTGTCGCGGAGCACCCGGACGTCAGAATCGCGCTGTATTTTGCCGTCCATCACGTAGCAGCCCGCCACCATCCCCACCTTCGGTATGCGAAACGTCTCGCGCACTTCGGCCCGTCCGAGATAGACTTCCCGGATGACCGGCTCCAGCAGTCCGGTCATCGCCTTCTTCATTTCGTCCATGACTTCGTAAATGATCGTGTGATGGCGGATGTCCACCTTTTCCTGCCGGGCCAGCTCCATGGCTTTGCGTTCGGGGCGGACATTGAAACCGATGATGGTCGCATTCGAAGCCGATGCCAGCAGCACGTCCGTCTCCGTGATCGCGCCGACGCCGGAGTGCAAGATCTTGAGCTTGACCTGATCGTTCGAGAGCTTCGGGAGCGCGTCGGAAAGAACTTCGGCCGAGCCCTGAACATCGCCCTTGATCACGAGCGGCAGCTCCTTCGCCTCGCCCGTCTTGAGTTGCTCGGCCAGTTGCTCGAGCGTGACCCGCGCGGAAGCCGACCTCGCCAGCGCCGCCTCTCGCAATTTCGATTGGCGATATTCGCCAATCTGCCGCGCCTTGACCTCGTCGCTGACTACCTGAAACAGATCGCCAGCCCGCGGCAGAGCTTGCAGCCCGAGCACTTCGACCGGGAGAGACGGGCCAACCTCTTTCACCGGCCGGCCACGATCGTCCAACAGAGCGCGCACCCGGCCATACACCGCCCCGGCGATGAACGGATCGCCGACCCGCAGCGTCCCGGATTGGACCAGCACGGTGGCCACCGGCCCGCGGCCCCGGTCGATCTTGGATTCGAGCACCGTGCCGGCTGCATCCACGTCGGGATTTGCTTTCAAGTCCTGGATGTCAGCCACCAGCAGAATCATCTCCAGAAGCAACTCGAGATTTTTCTTTTGCTTGGCGCTGACCTCGACGGTGACGGTGTCGCCGCCCCATTCTTCCGGCATCAGCCCCCGGTCAGCCAGTTGCCGCTTCGCCCGTTCGGCTTGGGCCTCCGGCTTATCAATCTTGTTGATGGCTGCGATGATGGGCACTTTGGCGGCGCGGGCGTGGTCAATCGCTTCCAGCGTCTGCGGCATCACCCCGTCATCCGCCGCCACCACCAGCACAACAATGTCGGTCACCTTGGCCCCGCGAGCCCGCATGCGAGTGAAGGCTTCGTGGCCGGGGGTGTCAATAAAGACGATCTTGCGACCCTTGATGGAAACCTGATAGGCGCCGATATGTTGCGTGATCCCGCCCGCCTCTGAGGCAGTGACATTCGTTTCGCGCAGCGCATCCAACAGCGAAGTCTTCCCGTGGTCCACATGGCCCATCACGGTCACCACCGGCGGCCGTGGCTTCAGGTTTTCCGGCTTCTCCTCCAGCCGGACCTCCTGCACCATCTGCTCTTCGAAAGTGATGAGGCGGGCATCGGCATTGAATTCCGCGGCCAGTTTCGTGGCGGTGTTGCCGTCGAGCGCCTGATTAATGGTCGTAAAGATGCCGCGATCGAGCAGCAGTTTGATGATGTCTTTGGCGCGAACGTCGAGCTTCCCAGCCAGCTCTTTCACCGTCGCGCCTTCCGTAAGCGTGATATCGCGGTGTTCCCGCACCACGGGCGGCGCAACGGCGGCGCGACCCATGCGCCGGTCGGCGATCCCTTCGACGCGAGTCAGCCGCGCGCGAACGGGATGCAGCTTCCGTTCGCCTTCCTCAAATCGCTTTTCAGCGATGGGCCTGCCCCCCGGGCGCGCCGCCGGCTTCTTGCGCTCATAGAGGGGTTGGCCGGCAGCCGGCGTCCCCGCGACAGGTCGGCGTCGGGGTTCCCCGGCTGGGCCCAAATCTTCTTTCGGCGGAAAGCGACCGGGCACAGGGCGTCCGGTCGGAACTGTTGTCGGCGCTGCCGGTGAAGCGGCATGCTGCATGGGCGCTTCCCCACCCGGCCCGCCGAGGCGGGCTCCGGGGCGTAAAGGAACCCGTGTTCGCGGCCACACACTTGGTGGGGTTCGACCCGGCACCAGTGGCTTGCCCAACTCAGGCTTGCCCGCTTGCATCGTGGTCGCTGGGAGGCGGGCCCCGATTTTGTCGGGGCGCGGAGCAGCGGCGATGGCTGGTTCGCTTGGCCTGGCGACAGTTCTCGGAGGAAGTCCCGCCTTGGTCGCCCCCGCCACAGCAGGGGGAATCCCTCCTCCCGGCACAGCGGCACGTGCCCCAACCGGCGGGACAACCCCCGCGCCGGGTCGAGCAGGCTCGACCGGCTTCCCTGGCGTTGGTAATCCGGGCTTGGCTGCCGGAGCAAGTGGCAGAGCGGGTGGCGCAACCTTGGGCGCAGGTGGCGGGGGAGGCGCAGCAGCCGCTTCTTCGGCTGCGGCAAGCTCGCGGAAATACTTCCGCACATTGTCGGCTGCCTCAAGATCAATCGAACTGGAGTGGGACTTCTTTTCGGTGACGCCCGCCTCGGGCAGGTAGTCAAGAATGCGCCTGGCCTTGACCTCCAGCTCGCGCGCCAGTTCGTTGATTCGAATTTGATTGGCCGCTGTCATTTTCTCCTGTCCCGTCCTGCCCGGAAACACCACCACTAGCGGTCGGGTCTTTCCTGCTCCGCGACTTCGGCGGCGGCAGCGGGTTCGTTGGCCTCAGCGGTTTCTGCCGGGGTGTCGGCCCGCGGCTGCTCCGCTTGGGGCGAAGGTTCCGCTTCCGCCGGCAATTCCTCACCGGGTTGAGAGGCGCCCGGAGTAGCTGCCGCGGCAACCTCCGCCTCTGTTTCGACCGGCGTTGCTTCAAGCTCAGCCGCTTCCGCATCAGCAATGGCCGGCTGGGCCGGCGGCTCGGCAGCCGGAACGCTCTCTTCGGGCGGGGTTGCTTCCGGTTTCGCGGCAGCACTTGTTGCTTGAGCGGCAGCAGCCGCTTCCTCGGCTTCCACCCCCTCAAAGTAGCTACGCACCGCAACCCAGATTTTCTCGACCATCTTCTCGCCGATCCCGGCGATTTCCAGCAACTGCTCGGGCTTGGCGTCAGCCAGTTGTTCGATCGTGGAAATCCCGGCCACGACCAGCTTTTCGCGTGTCTTGGGGCCGATGCCGGGCAATTCCCCCAGGCTCGTTCCGGGCGCTGTCAGCTCTTCCATTTGCGCCTCAATTTCGCGCCGCTTCTCCTCCTCGCTCTTGATGTCAATGCTCCAGCCGAGCAGCTTTGAGGCCAGACGAACGTTTTGTCCCTTCTTGCCGATGGCGAGGGAAAGCTGGCTATCCTCCACGATGACTTCGAGTCTTTTCCCCAACGGATCGATGATCTGCACGCGCGAGACCTTGGCCGGGCTGAGCGCCTTCTGGGCAAAGACCGCCGTTTCGTCGTTGAACTGGATGATGTCGATCTTTTCGCCTCTCAGTTCCCGGATGATGGATTGGACGCGCATGCCTTTCATGCCGACGCAAGCGCCGACCGCGTCCACGTCCCTGTCCCTGGACATGACCGCAATCTTGGTGCGGTCGCCGGCTTCTCGCGCCAAGCACTTGATTTGCACCGTGCCGTCGTAGATTTC
This DNA window, taken from Candidatus Acidiferrales bacterium, encodes the following:
- the nusA gene encoding transcription termination factor NusA, whose amino-acid sequence is MASLLYQSIEQLSREKHIAPEIIVSAVEDAVLVASRKFFKGTEELRAKFNKETGNVDVFAVKVVVEEVTSPGKEITLPEARKTDPKAEIGSELSFPKPTEQLGRIAAQTAKQVIFQKVREAERDTIFKEYNNRVGELLHCAVKRNEGPDLIMELGRTEACLPKREQSKLEAYNVGDRVRVVIRAVERMAKGPQVVVSRADPMLVQRLFEVEVPEIYDGTVQIKCLAREAGDRTKIAVMSRDRDVDAVGACVGMKGMRVQSIIRELRGEKIDIIQFNDETAVFAQKALSPAKVSRVQIIDPLGKRLEVIVEDSQLSLAIGKKGQNVRLASKLLGWSIDIKSEEEKRREIEAQMEELTAPGTSLGELPGIGPKTREKLVVAGISTIEQLADAKPEQLLEIAGIGEKMVEKIWVAVRSYFEGVEAEEAAAAAQATSAAAKPEATPPEESVPAAEPPAQPAIADAEAAELEATPVETEAEVAAAATPGASQPGEELPAEAEPSPQAEQPRADTPAETAEANEPAAAAEVAEQERPDR
- a CDS encoding DUF503 domain-containing protein, producing MEIGVLTLELHLSDANSLKDKRQVIRSLREKLRTRFNCAVAEVDHNDLWQRGTVAVVAISNDHRHLQQMLEGISREAEHILGGDLANSSIEIL
- the rbfA gene encoding 30S ribosome-binding factor RbfA, whose product is MTPSGHRPERVGEQIREEVAEMVAGELKDPRIGLVAVTEVRVSTDLKHATVFLSLTGTGEEQKASLKGLEAAAGFIRRELAQRLAMRKVPELVFRRDDRPETSQRIEELLKKTKEDSEQQ
- the infB gene encoding translation initiation factor IF-2; translation: MTAANQIRINELARELEVKARRILDYLPEAGVTEKKSHSSSIDLEAADNVRKYFRELAAAEEAAAAPPPPPAPKVAPPALPLAPAAKPGLPTPGKPVEPARPGAGVVPPVGARAAVPGGGIPPAVAGATKAGLPPRTVARPSEPAIAAAPRPDKIGARLPATTMQAGKPELGKPLVPGRTPPSVWPRTRVPLRPGARLGGPGGEAPMQHAASPAAPTTVPTGRPVPGRFPPKEDLGPAGEPRRRPVAGTPAAGQPLYERKKPAARPGGRPIAEKRFEEGERKLHPVRARLTRVEGIADRRMGRAAVAPPVVREHRDITLTEGATVKELAGKLDVRAKDIIKLLLDRGIFTTINQALDGNTATKLAAEFNADARLITFEEQMVQEVRLEEKPENLKPRPPVVTVMGHVDHGKTSLLDALRETNVTASEAGGITQHIGAYQVSIKGRKIVFIDTPGHEAFTRMRARGAKVTDIVVLVVAADDGVMPQTLEAIDHARAAKVPIIAAINKIDKPEAQAERAKRQLADRGLMPEEWGGDTVTVEVSAKQKKNLELLLEMILLVADIQDLKANPDVDAAGTVLESKIDRGRGPVATVLVQSGTLRVGDPFIAGAVYGRVRALLDDRGRPVKEVGPSLPVEVLGLQALPRAGDLFQVVSDEVKARQIGEYRQSKLREAALARSASARVTLEQLAEQLKTGEAKELPLVIKGDVQGSAEVLSDALPKLSNDQVKLKILHSGVGAITETDVLLASASNATIIGFNVRPERKAMELARQEKVDIRHHTIIYEVMDEMKKAMTGLLEPVIREVYLGRAEVRETFRIPKVGMVAGCYVMDGKIQRDSDVRVLRDNVVIYQSNVASLRRFKEDVNEVKSGYECGVTVSNFSDVKLGDVLECFVIEKVAAEVSA